The Styela clava chromosome 2, kaStyClav1.hap1.2, whole genome shotgun sequence genome contains a region encoding:
- the LOC120335965 gene encoding ERO1-like protein beta isoform X1: MVWKIFLLQITFLCSLYFFPPPVSTGKNEKCFCQLSGMVDDCFCDIETLESFNNEKVYPLVSKLIERDFFRYYKANLFKECFLWDGDRGLCGSESCGVKVCDENDLPIGLRPGNFNKFSENIKDCEKSESLGHLNSTLSNITLDSLDKWDKHDDEEQNFCDLDDETSIDLNYIDLLNNPERYTGYKGPLAWRIWKAIYEENCFPSDSMTKKQSNPILKAFATKKEDGGSRSSFFHTLSSSASLQGMCLEKRVFYRVVSGLHSSINIHLCANYQFKDGWDQEYWGPNLDEFQRRFDPEKTNGEGTLRLKNLYFIYLLELRALSKVASYFTKDNIFLFTGNPTSDVVTKRMLIDLLQLTKEFPMHFDEGILFQDKNSKGLKREFRERFRNITRIIDCVTCEKCRLWGKLQTQGLGTALKILFTSYDKLDKFHLRRQEIVSLVNAFARLSNSINNLELFRQMLTEAVTNDVENKSLKYQDEL; encoded by the exons ATGGTTTGGAAGATTTTTTTGCTGCAAATAACATTCCTTTGTTCGTTATATTTCTTTCCTCCACCAGTTTCAAcgggaaaaaatgaaaaatgtttttgtcaG TTATCTGGAATGGTCGATGATTGTTTTTGTGATATAGAAACATTGGAATCATTCAACAATGAAAAAGTTTATCCTTTAGTATCCAAACTTATCGAGCGTGATTTCTTTCGTTATTATAAG GCCAATTTATTTAAAGAATGTTTTTTATGGGATGGTGATAGAGGATTGTGTGGATCGGAGAGTTGCGGGGTAAAAGTATGTGATGAA AATGATTTACCTATTGGATTGAGACCGGGAAACTTCAACAAATTTTCAGAGAATATTAAAGATTGTGAAAAATCAGAATCATTAGGACATTTGAACAGCACTCTCAG CAATATAACTCTTGACTCTCTGGATAAATGGGACAAACATGATGATGAAGAACAAAATTTTTGTGATTTGGATG ATGAAACTTCAATTGATTTGAATTACATCGATTTATTAAACAATCCAGAACGATACACTGGGTATAAGGGACCTCTAGCATGGAGGATTTGGAAAGCAATATATGAAGAAAATTGTTTCCC GTCAGATTCGATGACAAAAAAACAATCAAATCCTATTTTGAAAGCATTTGCTACTAAAAAGG AGGATGGAGGTAGTAGATCATCATTTTTCCATACGCTATCATCAAGTGCAAGTTTGCAAG GAATGTGTCTGGAGAAAAGAGTGTTTTACAGAGTGGTATCTGGCCTGCACTCCAGTATCAATATTCATCTTTGTGCAAATTACCAATTCAAAG atGGTTGGGATCAAGAGTACTGGGGTCCAAATCTTGACGAATTTCAAAGAAGGTTTGATCCTGAAAAAACAAATGGAGAAGGAACATTGAGATTAAAAAACCTTTATTTTATATACTTACTGGAGCTCAGAGCTCTTTCAAAG GTTGCATCATATTTTACAAAAGATAATATTTTCTTATTCACTGGAAATCCAACCAGTGATGTTGTCACTAAGAGAATGTTGATTGATTTACTACAATTAACAAA ggAATTTCCTATGCATTTTGATGAAGGTATACTTTTTCAAGATAAAAATTCCAAAGGTTTGAAAAGGGAATTTCGAGAAAGATTTCGGAACATCACTCGCATTATAGATTGTGTTACTTGCGAAAAATGTAGACTTTGGGGCAAATTGCAG ACTCAAGGATTGGGAACTGCTTTGAAAATTCTTTTTACATCATATGATAAATTGGATAAATTTCATTTAAGAAGACAAGAAATTGTATCTCTTGTTAATGCATTTGCAAG attgtCCAACAGTATAAATAATTTGGAGCTGTTCAGACAAATGCTAACTGAAGCTGTTACAAATGATGTGGaaaataaatctttaaaatatCAGGATGAATTATGA
- the LOC120335706 gene encoding GPI-specific phospholipase A2-like PGAP3 gives MVSVGGCFVSVFFVFVLSVLGVNASFGDRSTIYRSCCETCIRKDCIGPQKLKIFQKNQPLPEKLLFWSCEDECRYQCMWQTVDIFTQNNQPVPQFHGKWPFIRLFGIQEPASMIFSVMNGIAHIISLKLFVTKVPSTNRLFYPSLALGIVMIIVWVWSSIFHTREFPFTEKMDYFSATAAVLCSIYYCIFRISLGVPYPDQTNGKTLVRIAAALILVLFFIYHVSYLTYKTFDYGYNMFVNVVIGLTNGAAWIFYHWLTRKTFSHQWKASFIVVYTSCLLAFELLDFVPLWWTFDAHCLWHLGTVIFPFFWYSFLIDECSIFKDQSNTKTA, from the exons ATGGTTTCCGTCGGAGGTTGTTTTGtatctgtattttttgtttttgtcctGTCTGTATTGGGAGTGAATGCATCTTTTGGAGACAGGTCGACAATATATCGG TCGTGCTGTGAAACATGTATCAGAAAAGACTGTATCGGACCGcagaaactgaaaatatttcaaaaaaatcaacCTCTTCCAGAGAAACTATTATTTTGGAGTTGTGAAGACGAATGTCG ATACCAATGCATGTGGCAGACGGTAGACATCTTCACCCAAAATAACCAGCCAGTGCCTCAGTTCCATGGAAAATGGCCGTTCATTAGATTGTTTGGAATCCAAGAACCAGCttcaatgattttttctgtTATGAATGGAATTGCTCATATTATTTCTTTAAAATTGTTTGTGACAAAAGTACCATCTACAAATCGTTTGTTTTACCCATCCTTGGCTTTGGGTATCGTGATGATCATTGTATGGGTATGGTCATCTATATTTCATACCAGGGAATTCCCATTCACTGAAAAAATGGATTACTTTTCTGCAACTGCTGCTGTATTATGTAGTATCTACTACTGTATTTTTAGGATTTCGCTTGGTGTACCCTACCCAGATCAAACAAACGGAAAAACCCTAGTCCGAATCGCTGCTGCTCTTATcctcgttttattttttatttatcatgttAGCTATCTCACATACAAAACATTTGATTATGGCTACAATATGTTTGTAAATGTCGTAATTGGACTCACCAATGGTGCTGCTTGGATATTTTACCATTGGTTGACAAGAAAAACTTTTTCCCATCAGTGGAAAGCTTCTTTCATAGTTGTTTACACATCTTGCTTACTTGCGTTCGAGTTGTTAGATTTTGTACCACTGTGGTGGACATTTGATGCACATTGTTTATGGCATTTAGGCACTGTAATATTTCCCTTTTTTTGGTATTCGTTTTTAATTGATGAATGTAGTATATTTAAAGATCAATCAAACACTAAAACAGCATAG
- the LOC120335965 gene encoding ERO1-like protein beta isoform X2 has protein sequence MVWKIFLLQITFLCSLYFFPPPVSTGKNEKCFCQLSGMVDDCFCDIETLESFNNEKVYPLVSKLIERDFFRYYKANLFKECFLWDGDRGLCGSESCGVKVCDENDLPIGLRPGNFNKFSENIKDCEKSESLGHLNSTLSNITLDSLDKWDKHDDEEQNFCDLDDETSIDLNYIDLLNNPERYTGYKGPLAWRIWKAIYEENCFPSDSMTKKQSNPILKAFATKKGMCLEKRVFYRVVSGLHSSINIHLCANYQFKDGWDQEYWGPNLDEFQRRFDPEKTNGEGTLRLKNLYFIYLLELRALSKVASYFTKDNIFLFTGNPTSDVVTKRMLIDLLQLTKEFPMHFDEGILFQDKNSKGLKREFRERFRNITRIIDCVTCEKCRLWGKLQTQGLGTALKILFTSYDKLDKFHLRRQEIVSLVNAFARLSNSINNLELFRQMLTEAVTNDVENKSLKYQDEL, from the exons ATGGTTTGGAAGATTTTTTTGCTGCAAATAACATTCCTTTGTTCGTTATATTTCTTTCCTCCACCAGTTTCAAcgggaaaaaatgaaaaatgtttttgtcaG TTATCTGGAATGGTCGATGATTGTTTTTGTGATATAGAAACATTGGAATCATTCAACAATGAAAAAGTTTATCCTTTAGTATCCAAACTTATCGAGCGTGATTTCTTTCGTTATTATAAG GCCAATTTATTTAAAGAATGTTTTTTATGGGATGGTGATAGAGGATTGTGTGGATCGGAGAGTTGCGGGGTAAAAGTATGTGATGAA AATGATTTACCTATTGGATTGAGACCGGGAAACTTCAACAAATTTTCAGAGAATATTAAAGATTGTGAAAAATCAGAATCATTAGGACATTTGAACAGCACTCTCAG CAATATAACTCTTGACTCTCTGGATAAATGGGACAAACATGATGATGAAGAACAAAATTTTTGTGATTTGGATG ATGAAACTTCAATTGATTTGAATTACATCGATTTATTAAACAATCCAGAACGATACACTGGGTATAAGGGACCTCTAGCATGGAGGATTTGGAAAGCAATATATGAAGAAAATTGTTTCCC GTCAGATTCGATGACAAAAAAACAATCAAATCCTATTTTGAAAGCATTTGCTACTAAAAAGG GAATGTGTCTGGAGAAAAGAGTGTTTTACAGAGTGGTATCTGGCCTGCACTCCAGTATCAATATTCATCTTTGTGCAAATTACCAATTCAAAG atGGTTGGGATCAAGAGTACTGGGGTCCAAATCTTGACGAATTTCAAAGAAGGTTTGATCCTGAAAAAACAAATGGAGAAGGAACATTGAGATTAAAAAACCTTTATTTTATATACTTACTGGAGCTCAGAGCTCTTTCAAAG GTTGCATCATATTTTACAAAAGATAATATTTTCTTATTCACTGGAAATCCAACCAGTGATGTTGTCACTAAGAGAATGTTGATTGATTTACTACAATTAACAAA ggAATTTCCTATGCATTTTGATGAAGGTATACTTTTTCAAGATAAAAATTCCAAAGGTTTGAAAAGGGAATTTCGAGAAAGATTTCGGAACATCACTCGCATTATAGATTGTGTTACTTGCGAAAAATGTAGACTTTGGGGCAAATTGCAG ACTCAAGGATTGGGAACTGCTTTGAAAATTCTTTTTACATCATATGATAAATTGGATAAATTTCATTTAAGAAGACAAGAAATTGTATCTCTTGTTAATGCATTTGCAAG attgtCCAACAGTATAAATAATTTGGAGCTGTTCAGACAAATGCTAACTGAAGCTGTTACAAATGATGTGGaaaataaatctttaaaatatCAGGATGAATTATGA